One region of Clostridiales bacterium genomic DNA includes:
- a CDS encoding relaxase/mobilization nuclease domain-containing protein has product MATTRIMPLHVGKGRTESRAISDIIDYVANPQKTDNGKLITGYACDSRTADAEFLLAKRQYIAATGRVRGADDVIAYHVRQSFRPGEITPEEANRLGVEFAKRFTKGNHAFVVCTHIDKSHIHNHIIWSSVSLEYDRKFRNFWGSTKAVRRLSDTICIENGLSIVENPKPHGKSYNKWLGDQAKPSHRELLRVAIDNALSQSPADFEELLKLLQESGCEVSKRGKSYRLKLPGWEKAARMDSLGEGYGLEDLRAVLLGKKAHTPRKKTVTQAEPPKVNLLVDIQAKLQAGKGAGYARWAKVFNLKQMAQTMNYLSENNLLEYTVLEEKATAATAHHNDLSAQIKAAEKRMAEIAVLRTHIVNYAKTREVYVAYRKAGYSKKFREEHEEEILLHQAAKNAFDEMGVKKLPKVKELQTEYAKLLEEKKKTYAEYRHSREEMRELLTAKANVDRVLKMEVEQDVEKEKDHGQR; this is encoded by the coding sequence ATGGCAACTACAAGAATCATGCCGCTTCATGTTGGCAAGGGCCGCACAGAAAGTCGGGCGATCAGTGACATCATCGACTATGTAGCAAATCCACAGAAAACAGATAACGGCAAGCTCATTACCGGCTATGCGTGTGACAGCCGGACTGCGGATGCGGAGTTCCTTCTGGCAAAGCGGCAGTACATTGCCGCTACCGGACGGGTGCGCGGCGCAGATGATGTGATCGCCTATCATGTGCGCCAGTCCTTCCGCCCTGGTGAGATTACCCCGGAAGAAGCAAACCGGCTGGGCGTAGAATTTGCAAAGCGTTTTACTAAAGGCAATCATGCCTTTGTGGTCTGCACTCACATAGACAAGTCGCACATTCATAATCACATTATCTGGTCATCGGTCAGCTTAGAATATGACCGGAAATTCCGAAACTTTTGGGGCAGCACCAAGGCGGTTCGCCGGTTAAGTGATACAATCTGCATTGAAAACGGACTGTCCATTGTAGAGAATCCGAAACCTCACGGAAAAAGCTATAACAAGTGGCTGGGAGATCAGGCAAAGCCCTCTCACCGAGAGCTGCTTCGTGTGGCGATTGACAACGCATTATCACAAAGCCCTGCTGATTTTGAGGAACTTCTGAAGCTACTGCAAGAATCCGGCTGTGAGGTATCAAAACGAGGGAAATCATATCGCTTGAAGCTCCCCGGTTGGGAGAAAGCCGCCCGTATGGACAGCCTGGGCGAAGGATATGGATTGGAAGATTTGCGGGCAGTTCTCTTAGGAAAGAAAGCACATACCCCGCGAAAGAAAACAGTCACACAGGCAGAGCCGCCGAAGGTCAATCTGCTGGTGGACATTCAGGCAAAATTGCAGGCTGGAAAAGGTGCTGGCTATGCTCGATGGGCTAAAGTTTTTAATCTGAAACAAATGGCGCAAACCATGAATTACCTGTCAGAGAACAATCTGCTGGAGTATACGGTTTTGGAAGAAAAGGCTACGGCTGCCACGGCACATCACAATGATCTTTCGGCGCAGATCAAAGCGGCTGAAAAGCGCATGGCGGAGATTGCTGTTCTGCGTACTCACATCGTAAATTATGCCAAGACCCGTGAGGTCTATGTGGCATATCGTAAGGCGGGATACTCTAAGAAATTCCGGGAGGAACATGAGGAAGAAATTCTGCTCCATCAGGCTGCTAAGAATGCCTTTGATGAGATGGGCGTCAAGAAGCTGCCCAAGGTCAAAGAGTTGCAGACAGAGTACGCGAAATTGCTGGAAGAAAAGAAAAAGACCTATGCCGAGTATCGGCATTCCCGTGAGGAAATGCGGGAGCTTTTAACGGCAAAGGCCAATGTAGATCGGGTGCTGAAAATGGAGGTAGAACAGGATGTTGAAAAAGAAAAAGACCACGGCCAGCGGTAA
- a CDS encoding helix-turn-helix domain-containing protein encodes MDYMTLKEASEKWGVSIRQINYYCAGGRIPGAVKVATIWLIPKDAEKPVDMRTKQGKEQKNAKDTLC; translated from the coding sequence ATGGACTATATGACCCTAAAAGAAGCAAGTGAAAAATGGGGAGTTTCAATTCGGCAGATAAACTATTATTGCGCCGGTGGCCGTATTCCCGGTGCTGTGAAGGTGGCTACAATTTGGCTGATTCCGAAAGACGCGGAAAAGCCTGTGGATATGAGAACGAAGCAAGGAAAGGAGCAAAAAAATGCAAAAGATACTTTATGTTGA
- a CDS encoding response regulator transcription factor has product MQKILYVEDDLSLIDGLQYTLEASGYMVDNAKTVKEALALFRKNTYDLLLLDVTLPDGTGFDVCKAVRNSSTVPIIFLTASDQEISIVRGLDMGADDYITKPFKLNELLSRIKAILRRSLQFSKADTFLEANGIRVDTAERLVWKNDEPLDLPLVEYKLLCLFMQNPNHLMPREMILDRMWDGNGNFVDDNTLSVYIRRLRNKIEDTPNQPKYLLTERGIGYKWVVE; this is encoded by the coding sequence ATGCAAAAGATACTTTATGTTGAAGATGATTTGAGCCTGATTGATGGATTGCAATATACTTTGGAAGCAAGTGGATATATGGTGGACAATGCCAAAACTGTAAAGGAGGCTTTGGCCCTATTCCGAAAGAACACCTATGATTTACTTTTGCTGGATGTTACGCTCCCAGATGGCACAGGCTTCGATGTTTGCAAAGCGGTACGGAACAGCTCAACCGTTCCCATTATATTTTTGACAGCTTCGGATCAGGAAATCAGCATTGTCCGAGGACTTGATATGGGTGCCGACGATTATATCACCAAACCGTTCAAGCTGAATGAACTTCTATCCAGAATTAAGGCAATCCTGCGCCGTTCCTTGCAGTTTTCCAAAGCAGATACCTTTTTGGAAGCCAATGGTATTCGTGTAGATACGGCGGAACGGCTCGTTTGGAAAAATGATGAACCGCTTGACCTCCCGCTGGTGGAATACAAATTACTATGTTTGTTCATGCAAAATCCTAATCACCTTATGCCGCGAGAAATGATCCTGGATAGGATGTGGGATGGCAACGGAAACTTTGTGGATGACAATACCTTGTCTGTGTATATCCGGCGGCTGAGAAACAAAATTGAGGACACACCCAATCAGCCTAAATACTTGCTGACGGAACGAGGTATCGGCTATAAATGGGTCGTTGAGTGA
- a CDS encoding HAMP domain-containing histidine kinase has product MGKLGKETKNLLLAITVICLISFLLAAGLSFLLAKDFQHEMLLHDYGVSGYQLNHEDKLQISAFTAHPNESDIERGKEALASIGYSEATSMQLLPTVREYRNQTMLYLFLLLLFLFGMVYLVLLFYLRRQHRAIDDAGSKIREFLDGNSMSRIECSQTGDWYSLFHDVNEMATILSAHAESQKQTKEFLQDIISDVSHQIKTPLSALKMYHEIISSHKGEAETVANFSEKSQREIKRMENVIYTLLKLARLDAGIIQMEKAEENVSALMQDVLERFETWAEQDHKEITLSGKDDISLNCDALWMSEAIGNIVKNALEHTQPGGHISVQWTQSPLLTQIVITDDGKGIHQEDLYNIFKRFYRSRFSSDVHGIGLGLPLAKSIVEAHGGTISVTSTLNVGTTFTLNFFSLTNE; this is encoded by the coding sequence ATGGGCAAATTAGGGAAAGAAACAAAGAATCTACTGTTGGCAATCACCGTCATCTGCCTTATTTCATTTCTACTTGCCGCAGGACTTTCGTTTTTACTTGCAAAGGACTTCCAACATGAGATGTTGCTCCATGACTATGGTGTTTCCGGCTACCAGCTGAACCATGAGGATAAATTGCAGATTTCAGCTTTTACTGCTCACCCCAACGAAAGCGATATAGAACGAGGCAAAGAAGCGCTGGCCTCTATTGGATACAGTGAAGCAACATCTATGCAGCTATTGCCAACTGTTCGGGAATATCGAAATCAGACGATGCTGTATCTATTCTTGCTGCTGTTGTTTCTGTTCGGTATGGTATATCTGGTTCTGCTGTTTTATCTGCGACGCCAGCATAGAGCTATTGATGATGCGGGAAGTAAGATTCGAGAATTTTTGGATGGCAATTCTATGTCCAGAATTGAATGTTCCCAAACCGGTGATTGGTATAGCCTTTTCCATGATGTCAATGAAATGGCGACTATTCTCTCCGCCCATGCAGAGAGCCAGAAGCAGACAAAGGAGTTCTTACAGGACATCATTTCGGATGTATCACATCAGATTAAAACGCCGCTATCTGCTTTGAAAATGTACCATGAAATCATAAGCAGTCATAAAGGAGAAGCCGAAACGGTGGCGAACTTTTCGGAAAAATCTCAACGAGAGATTAAGCGAATGGAGAACGTTATTTATACACTGCTCAAACTGGCGCGCCTGGATGCGGGAATTATACAGATGGAAAAAGCAGAAGAAAATGTTTCCGCTCTCATGCAAGATGTTTTGGAACGATTTGAAACATGGGCAGAACAGGATCACAAAGAGATCACCCTTTCGGGTAAGGATGATATTTCTCTTAATTGCGATGCACTATGGATGTCGGAGGCGATTGGAAATATCGTCAAAAATGCTTTGGAACACACACAACCGGGCGGTCACATTTCGGTGCAATGGACACAATCACCCCTGTTGACTCAGATCGTCATTACAGACGATGGCAAAGGTATCCACCAAGAGGACTTATACAACATTTTCAAACGCTTTTACCGCAGCCGCTTTTCGTCAGATGTGCATGGGATAGGATTGGGCTTACCGCTGGCTAAATCTATTGTGGAGGCACATGGGGGAACTATTTCTGTAACCAGCACACTCAATGTTGGAACTACCTTCACATTGAACTTTTTCAGCCTTACAAATGAGTAA
- a CDS encoding helix-turn-helix domain-containing protein has protein sequence MPIDDLTALGQKMREARKKKDLTQQELADLSHVSVKQIANIEKGKMNPSYLILRALAKVLHISLDTLINPDISLEDEGVNQMKMLYSSCPPEMRDTLLHHTQETVKELTELSEIFEMN, from the coding sequence ATGCCGATTGATGATTTAACTGCTTTAGGGCAAAAAATGCGGGAAGCCAGAAAGAAAAAAGACCTGACACAACAGGAGCTTGCGGATCTGAGCCATGTTTCTGTAAAGCAAATCGCCAATATCGAAAAGGGGAAAATGAATCCTTCTTATTTGATTTTGAGAGCATTGGCAAAGGTCCTGCACATCTCTTTAGATACGCTTATAAATCCAGATATTTCTCTGGAAGATGAAGGTGTCAATCAGATGAAAATGCTTTATTCCAGCTGTCCGCCAGAAATGCGTGACACCCTGTTGCATCACACCCAAGAAACGGTGAAAGAACTGACAGAGTTGTCCGAGATATTTGAAATGAATTGA